The genomic region ACATGGCGTAAATTACCCGACCATGTAACTTATGATTTGTATCGACATGGCATTATGGAGTCATATACTAAATGGGTTTTTCATGGAGAAAAGCGTAGGTCCGGGGTTGAAGCCGAGACTAGTTTGGGTAATAATGATCCTAGAGATGATGATATGTATGATGCACGTGAAATGCTTCGAGACTTTGCGGATGCACATGGAAATTTTGGGAATGGTGAGGAGGAACCGACTACAACAGCAAAATTTTTTTATGAGATGTTAGACGGTGCTTCTGAACCTCTTTATCCAAATTGTCCAAGTTCTACCACTTTGTCATTCGTAAATAGGTTGTTATATTTCAAGAACAAGCATGGTTGTAGTAATAAGGGCTTTGATGAGTTACTTGAACTTATTGGGTCAGTATTGCCGGAGAAACACAATCTACCTGAGACATATTATGATGTGAAAAAGATGATAAGTGGTTTGAATATGGGATATGAAAAGATTGATGCTTGCGAGAATGATTGCATGTTATTTTacaaggaaaataaaaaaaaaacatgTTGTGACATATGTCACAAAGGTCGATATAAGGACCGAAAGGATAACCAAAAGAAGCTGATTCCAAGAAAGATCTTGCGATACTTTCCACTTATACCGAGACTACAACGTTTGTACATGTCTGAGCAAACTGCTAAGTGTATGACGTGGCACCATGATAGAGTCATAGTTGATGGTCAGTTATCTCACCCGGCAGATGGAGATGAATGGAAAGCATTTGATGCTAGATTTCCGAGATTTGCAAAAGAGGCACGAAATATCAGACTTGGCCTTTCTAGTGATGGGTTTGACCCATTTCGTGATCCACTTGCAAGGGATTATACTGTATGGCCTGTTGTGGTGGTTGTTTACAACCTTCCACCATCTATGTGCATGAAAGCTCCATATATGTTCATGCCTCTCATTGTTCCCGGTCCTACTGATCCTACAAAAGACCTACATATTTACCTCCGACCGTTAATTGATGAATTGAAGCTATTATGGCATACAGGAGTGGAAACATATGATAGGTCATCACGCACAAATTTTCAGATGAGGGCTGCACTAATGTGGACAATTAGCGACTTTCCAGCACTTGCGATGTTAAGTGGGTGGTCGACTAAGAGTAAGTTGTCTTGTCATATATGTAGTGGTGATATTAAAGGCTTTCAACTGAGGAATGGTGGTAAGCCTTCTTTCTTTGGCACTGCTCGATATTTTTTGGAACCGGGTGATCCATTGAGGAGTAGCACAAAGTTTGGAAAGAGAGAGGTTCGTTCTGTCACAGCTCGGCATTCAGGTGGAAGGGCAAAGGCTGTAtgtgatcttataaaatttccTCCTCCAGGAAAGTTAACAAAAAGAAGACCTCGGGATTATGGTGTTACTCATAATTGGACTCATTATTCTCCATTTTTTGAGCTCCCGTATTGGGAGACACTTGATCTTCGTCACAATATTGATGTCATGCATACTGAAAAGAATGTTTTTGAAAACATATTATACACGATATTAGCTGACAAGAACAAGACGAAAGATAACTTAAAATCAAGGTATGATTGTGAGGATCTTGGTATACGACGTGAGTTGTGGGTTCAAGATGGAGACATAATGCAACATGCTCCATATGCGCTCTTGAGGGAACAAGTTCATAATTTGTTTAAGTGGATTTCAACACTTAAACTTCCGGATGGTTACGTTTCAAATATATCTAGGTGTGTGAATTTTGAAAAACATACTATTCATGGTATGAAATTGCATGATTGTCATATTTTTATGCAAAAATT from Apium graveolens cultivar Ventura unplaced genomic scaffold, ASM990537v1 ctg7642, whole genome shotgun sequence harbors:
- the LOC141704261 gene encoding uncharacterized protein LOC141704261 encodes the protein MASDRSWMHRRFDARNNITEEYKHGVQNFINFAMKGEVDSMGRIKCPCNECGNTWRKLPDHVTYDLYRHGIMESYTKWVFHGEKRRSGVEAETSLGNNDPRDDDMYDAREMLRDFADAHGNFGNGEEEPTTTAKFFYEMLDGASEPLYPNCPSSTTLSFVNRLLYFKNKHGCSNKGFDELLELIGSVLPEKHNLPETYYDVKKMISGLNMGYEKIDACENDCMLFYKENKKKTCCDICHKGRYKDRKDNQKKLIPRKILRYFPLIPRLQRLYMSEQTAKCMTWHHDRVIVDGQLSHPADGDEWKAFDARFPRFAKEARNIRLGLSSDGFDPFRDPLARDYTVWPVVVVVYNLPPSMCMKAPYMFMPLIVPGPTDPTKDLHIYLRPLIDELKLLWHTGVETYDRSSRTNFQMRAALMWTISDFPALAMLSGWSTKSKLSCHICSGDIKGFQLRNGGKPSFFGTARYFLEPGDPLRSSTKFGKREVRSVTARHSGGRAKAVCDLIKFPPPGKLTKRRPRDYGVTHNWTHYSPFFELPYWETLDLRHNIDVMHTEKNVFENILYTILADKNKTKDNLKSRYDCEDLGIRRELWVQDGDIMQHAPYALLREQVHNLFKWISTLKLPDGYVSNISRCVNFEKHTIHGMKLHDCHIFMQKLLPIVCRDLLPRQVGDAIIELSNFFQDLCSSTLKYSDLLKMEKDIVRIMSKFETIFTPGFFDPMEHLPLYLATECKLGGPVTYRWMYPFERFLHGLKMKVRNKAHLEGSMAERYIKEECVHFCSLYFESKVETMHNRLRRYGAPKMCNDPNLLEVYTYPAKPIVRKGHRILTVDEDRLIKYYVLINTPEVAKYLGEFNKLVHRKHPEFDDAAKEKFQKDRFTNWFERRVADDPQLKNVFKDLIKGPMRDVDIYSACHCNGYKFGCANSNERTSPNSGVLVIGSSYKGSFENNYGRLEEILELHYRNGHKVILFKCHWFDHTKHVKVDRNRMTTVDVRSTLNTEDMFVLASQAHQVYYARHISNPRSPWYTILTTKSRFVNEEVKSKRNFTSSEDALQNEVSNASSSRVEPVMIHDPSNFFIDLRFVENDNSTDEYNEEQNQDEDMIIDEESESEEDDMA